Proteins found in one Bacillota bacterium genomic segment:
- a CDS encoding FMN-binding protein produces the protein MNKGLVSGLVLLTLGLICGLLLAFVNSFTAPIILQKENEIKYAALSEFYSVEEYNLEEVTLSDDAIDSLFLVTNKTSGLLEAVIYSVSKIGFNDDVRMLIAIDSNLNIVGYKIVYQIESPGYGAVAPEHDFNVTNSLISDLSGFDAISSATITSDAVRGCFDAVADRVSIDFGGAN, from the coding sequence ATGAATAAAGGATTAGTTTCAGGGTTAGTCTTACTCACCTTAGGCTTAATTTGCGGCTTGTTATTGGCCTTTGTAAATTCATTTACTGCTCCAATTATTTTACAAAAAGAAAATGAAATTAAATATGCAGCCTTATCAGAATTTTATTCAGTAGAAGAATATAATTTAGAAGAAGTTACTTTATCTGATGATGCCATTGATAGCTTATTTTTAGTGACCAATAAAACATCTGGATTGCTTGAAGCTGTCATATACAGTGTTTCCAAAATTGGGTTTAATGATGATGTAAGGATGTTGATTGCTATTGACAGTAACTTAAACATTGTAGGATATAAAATAGTCTATCAAATTGAATCTCCAGGTTATGGAGCGGTAGCTCCAGAACATGATTTTAACGTAACAAACTCCTTAATTTCTGATTTATCAGGTTTTGATGCAATATCATCAGCCACCATAACAAGCGATGCGGTTCGAGGGTGCTTCGATGCGGTGGCAGATAGAGTATCTATCGATTTTGGAGGTGCAAACTAA
- a CDS encoding electron transport complex subunit E, with translation MTNKENFFKGILKENPLFISVLGMCPSLAITTSLENAIGMGIAVFFVLVLSNFIVSSIMSNKKLRDLVKPVRIPVYIVIIASLVTIVEMIMHAYLLSLYQSLGVFIPLIVVNCIILGRAEAFASDNKPVASAIDGMGMAVGYTLALMVISLVREILGKGTITVWGSLSVDLNFVFDFLRIQPLDMFTKPVGAFLSFGFILAVIVAITNRKASKQAEGGQNNG, from the coding sequence ATGACAAATAAAGAAAATTTCTTTAAAGGAATCTTAAAAGAAAATCCTCTGTTTATCTCCGTGTTAGGAATGTGTCCTTCCCTGGCAATTACGACATCTTTAGAAAATGCAATTGGAATGGGAATTGCTGTCTTCTTTGTTTTGGTCCTCTCCAATTTTATCGTATCATCCATCATGAGTAATAAAAAATTAAGAGATTTAGTAAAACCAGTTCGAATTCCGGTATACATCGTAATTATTGCTTCACTTGTTACCATTGTAGAAATGATTATGCATGCGTATTTACTAAGTTTGTATCAAAGCTTAGGAGTGTTTATTCCCTTAATCGTTGTAAACTGTATTATTTTAGGACGAGCTGAAGCATTTGCATCAGACAATAAACCCGTCGCATCGGCGATTGATGGTATGGGAATGGCAGTAGGATATACTTTAGCATTAATGGTAATTAGTTTAGTGCGTGAAATTTTAGGAAAAGGAACTATCACTGTTTGGGGAAGCTTAAGCGTTGATTTAAACTTTGTCTTTGATTTCTTGAGAATTCAACCTCTTGATATGTTTACAAAACCTGTAGGAGCTTTCTTATCGTTTGGATTTATCTTAGCGGTCATTGTCGCCATTACCAATAGAAAAGCAAGTAAACAAGCAGAAGGGGGACAAAATAATGGGTAA
- a CDS encoding RnfABCDGE type electron transport complex subunit A, with protein MGNLISLAFAAFIVENIILTQFLGICPFLGVSRKRSSALGMGIAVVFVIIISSTVTWLLYQYVLAVLHIEYMRTIVFILVIAALVQMVEIFLKKVSPALYKGLGIFLPLITTNCAVLGVAIININEGYNFIEMLVYSTFISLGFLFVMYIFSMIREKLDFSPVPKAFKGTPIALIVAAILAMIFARFGGII; from the coding sequence ATGGGTAATTTAATTTCGTTAGCCTTTGCAGCTTTTATTGTCGAAAACATCATTTTGACACAATTTTTAGGAATTTGTCCTTTCCTTGGCGTATCAAGAAAAAGAAGTTCGGCATTAGGAATGGGTATTGCAGTGGTATTTGTTATTATTATTTCTAGTACCGTCACTTGGCTATTATATCAATATGTTCTTGCGGTGTTACACATTGAATATATGAGAACAATCGTCTTTATTTTAGTAATAGCAGCACTTGTTCAAATGGTAGAAATTTTTCTTAAAAAAGTATCCCCTGCACTTTACAAAGGGTTAGGAATATTTTTGCCTTTGATTACCACTAATTGTGCCGTACTTGGAGTAGCAATTATCAATATCAATGAAGGTTATAATTTTATAGAAATGCTTGTTTATTCAACTTTTATATCACTTGGGTTCTTATTTGTAATGTATATTTTCTCGATGATTAGAGAAAAATTAGATTTTTCTCCAGTGCCTAAAGCGTTTAAAGGTACTCCAATTGCTTTAATAGTTGCGGCGATTCTTGCTATGATTTTTGCTCGATTTGGAGGGATAATTTAA
- a CDS encoding electron transporter RnfB, whose translation MDIIVPALVLAGLGFILGFLINLVGKYFYVEEDTRIEKVVEKLPKYNCGSCGYPGCKELAIALLAKEAKTSLCKPMKKEDELVLQQYLNELLSSN comes from the coding sequence ATGGATATTATTGTACCGGCATTAGTGCTTGCTGGACTTGGATTTATACTAGGATTTTTAATTAATCTTGTAGGAAAATATTTTTACGTTGAAGAGGATACTAGAATTGAAAAAGTTGTTGAAAAACTGCCTAAATACAATTGTGGGTCTTGTGGGTATCCTGGATGTAAAGAATTGGCAATTGCCTTACTAGCGAAAGAAGCAAAAACAAGTTTATGTAAACCAATGAAAAAAGAAGATGAACTTGTGTTGCAACAATATTTAAACGAGTTGCTATCAAGTAATTAA
- a CDS encoding Fic family protein has protein sequence MKTFNYLETSKNLFAQDVVTLLTAIHEYKGKQLLYIEAQPDVLASLLEIAKIQSTVSSNRIEGISTTDKRINELLKEKSSPKNRDEQEIIGYQNVLNTIHDNYDYISPSSNIILQLHRDLYAATGLSYGGRFKDVNNVIQETNEFGESFIRFEPLSAFETPSAIIALCNEFINVIQYEKIEPLLAIPMFILDFLCIHPFLDGNGRMSRLLTLLLLYRSGYLVGKYISIEQMIEKNKRGYYDSLQASSQEWNASKNDYKPFVSYFLQIVLSAYQEFDSRVSHVSKKMNSYQRVKIIFESHIGRITKAEIIEKCSDISPTTIELVLSNLLKEGFIIKIGGGRYTSYSKTNN, from the coding sequence ATGAAAACATTTAATTATTTAGAAACTAGCAAAAATTTGTTTGCTCAAGATGTAGTAACTCTTCTTACTGCAATTCATGAATACAAAGGAAAACAATTGCTCTATATCGAAGCACAGCCAGATGTATTGGCTTCTTTACTGGAGATTGCCAAAATTCAAAGTACAGTATCTTCAAATCGCATTGAAGGTATCTCTACAACAGATAAAAGAATCAATGAGTTGTTAAAGGAAAAATCTAGCCCTAAAAATAGAGATGAACAAGAAATTATCGGGTATCAAAATGTCCTCAATACAATTCATGATAATTATGATTACATTTCGCCATCATCGAATATTATTCTTCAATTACATAGAGATTTATATGCAGCAACAGGTCTTTCTTATGGTGGAAGATTCAAAGATGTAAACAATGTAATTCAAGAGACGAATGAATTTGGTGAATCTTTTATTCGGTTTGAACCATTATCTGCATTTGAAACTCCTTCAGCAATAATAGCGTTATGTAACGAGTTTATAAATGTCATTCAATATGAAAAAATTGAACCTTTGCTTGCAATTCCAATGTTCATTTTAGACTTTTTATGTATTCACCCTTTTCTTGATGGAAATGGAAGAATGTCAAGGTTGTTGACATTACTTTTATTATATAGAAGTGGATACCTTGTCGGAAAATATATTAGTATAGAACAAATGATAGAAAAGAACAAACGAGGATATTATGATTCATTACAAGCTAGTTCACAAGAATGGAATGCATCAAAAAATGATTACAAGCCATTTGTTAGTTATTTCCTACAAATTGTTTTATCTGCATATCAAGAATTTGATAGTAGAGTTTCACATGTTTCAAAAAAGATGAATAGCTATCAAAGAGTCAAAATTATTTTTGAAAGTCATATTGGTCGAATAACAAAAGCTGAAATTATAGAAAAATGCTCTGACATCAGTCCAACAACAATAGAATTAGTTTTATCAAATCTATTGAAAGAGGGATTCATAATAAAAATCGGTGGAGGAAGGTATACCTCATACTCAAAAACCAATAACTAA
- a CDS encoding leucine-rich repeat protein, translated as MVKKIFRILLLIFFAGIMTGCDVFSITSTQPTDTTTTTTVPVTTTTQTQYTIHFETNGGTSITSITQEYDTVIIPPSDPTRDGYVFGGWYSDENLTITFAFDTMLVENLTLYAKWTPLIIEDDPNDYSFLLKSDGTYEVMRYVGTNTELVIPSLFLGKAVTSISSDAFYNNSNIVTIEIHANISSICEGAFYGLLNLSAITVAETNLYYFTEMGVLFDKQMLNLYYYPAGKTDIAYQIPSSVNQISNYAFEFCGKLESITVPASVVTIGYSAFAFTKSLTSITVAEDNAMFSSLNGVLFDKQKLTLLKYPEGKAETNYQIPSSVTSIGIVAFENCIGLTSMLIPSSVTSIGRIAFYDCSNLASIFIPSSVTIMGYEVFRDCSNLSIYVEAASRPSGWDSWNPSSRPVFWNSRTITYESNDGSVIPVLFQMVGSSLTAPIAPTRDGYTFDGWYINLNLTSLFVFSVMQSENLTLYAKWEEIIFEDDPIEYSFYLKQNDTYEVTGYIGTKTELVIPSTYLGIPVTSIGDWAFGYRSSLTSVIIPSNITVIGNQAFYQCSSLSNIDISTSVFSIGTYAFFQCISLTNIVLPTDLLYIGFLAFSECTGLSSITVPSGVISINYYAFENCVNLETIVIPLSVSFMGDSIFGGCSNLTIYAEASSQPIGWVTTWNSFYRPVYWSYSETKTVTFETSGGNVIESITQVFGSTVTQPVNPIKEGYNFDGWYLDEELTVLYSFSNALTENITLYAKWID; from the coding sequence ATGGTTAAAAAGATTTTTAGAATTTTGCTATTAATTTTTTTTGCTGGAATAATGACAGGGTGTGACGTTTTTTCTATAACATCTACTCAGCCAACGGATACAACAACAACAACAACAGTACCTGTAACAACCACAACACAAACTCAATACACTATTCATTTCGAAACCAATGGGGGAACCTCCATAACCTCCATCACACAAGAATATGATACCGTAATAATTCCGCCTTCTGATCCGACGCGAGATGGATATGTTTTTGGTGGTTGGTACAGTGATGAGAATTTGACAATTACTTTTGCTTTTGACACGATGCTAGTTGAAAATTTAACTTTGTATGCCAAATGGACTCCATTAATCATTGAAGATGATCCAAACGATTATAGTTTCTTGCTTAAATCAGATGGAACCTATGAGGTAATGCGATATGTCGGTACAAACACCGAACTTGTCATTCCTTCTTTATTTTTAGGGAAAGCAGTTACTAGTATTTCCTCGGATGCCTTTTATAATAATTCAAATATAGTGACCATCGAAATCCATGCAAATATATCAAGTATTTGCGAAGGGGCTTTCTACGGGCTTTTAAATTTATCAGCCATCACGGTTGCTGAGACAAACCTCTATTATTTCACAGAAATGGGTGTTCTATTTGATAAGCAAATGTTGAATCTATATTATTATCCAGCAGGCAAAACAGATATTGCTTACCAAATTCCCTCGAGTGTGAATCAAATTAGTAATTATGCATTTGAATTTTGTGGTAAATTGGAGAGCATTACTGTTCCTGCGAGTGTAGTCACTATTGGGTATTCTGCATTTGCCTTTACCAAGAGTTTAACTAGCATTACAGTAGCTGAGGATAATGCAATGTTTTCATCACTAAACGGTGTCTTATTTGACAAGCAAAAGTTAACTTTATTGAAATATCCTGAAGGCAAAGCAGAAACCAATTATCAAATTCCCTCAAGTGTGACCAGTATTGGAATTGTAGCATTTGAAAATTGCATCGGTTTGACAAGTATGCTGATTCCGTCGAGTGTGACAAGTATAGGGAGAATTGCATTCTATGATTGTAGCAATTTGGCTAGTATCTTCATTCCGTCGAGTGTTACCATCATGGGCTATGAGGTGTTTCGTGATTGCAGTAACTTATCAATTTATGTTGAAGCAGCAAGTAGGCCAAGTGGATGGGACAGTTGGAATCCCTCAAGTAGGCCAGTTTTTTGGAACTCCAGAACAATCACATATGAATCAAATGATGGGTCAGTCATTCCTGTTCTTTTTCAAATGGTGGGGTCGTCGCTTACGGCTCCTATTGCACCAACCAGAGATGGTTATACATTTGATGGATGGTATATCAATTTGAATTTGACATCTCTATTTGTGTTTTCCGTTATGCAATCTGAGAATCTAACTTTGTACGCCAAATGGGAGGAAATAATCTTCGAGGATGATCCAATCGAATATAGTTTTTATCTTAAACAAAATGATACCTATGAAGTGACTGGATACATTGGAACAAAAACCGAGCTTGTCATTCCATCGACTTATTTAGGGATTCCAGTGACAAGCATTGGTGATTGGGCTTTCGGATATCGTAGCAGTTTGACAAGTGTTATAATTCCTTCCAATATAACAGTCATTGGCAACCAAGCTTTCTATCAATGTTCAAGTTTATCAAACATCGATATTTCTACTTCAGTGTTCAGCATCGGAACTTACGCCTTCTTTCAATGCATAAGTTTGACAAATATTGTGTTACCAACGGATTTGTTATATATCGGTTTTTTAGCTTTCTCAGAATGTACTGGGCTTTCATCGATTACTGTTCCATCGGGCGTGATAAGCATAAACTACTATGCATTCGAGAATTGCGTTAATCTAGAAACTATTGTGATTCCTTTGAGCGTGTCATTCATGGGGGATTCAATATTTGGTGGTTGCAGCAATTTGACAATCTATGCTGAAGCATCAAGTCAACCAATTGGTTGGGTTACCACCTGGAATTCTTTTTATCGACCAGTATATTGGAGTTATTCAGAAACCAAAACTGTAACATTTGAAACGAGTGGTGGTAATGTTATTGAATCAATCACTCAGGTTTTTGGGTCAACTGTTACGCAACCAGTAAATCCCATTAAAGAAGGATATAATTTTGATGGTTGGTATCTAGATGAAGAATTAACTGTTTTATATTCTTTTTCGAATGCGCTCACCGAAAACATTACATTATATGCAAAATGGATAGATTAA
- a CDS encoding leucine-rich repeat domain-containing protein yields the protein MYYTFTILANGTYELTGYTGSNTTILIPSIYLGKAVTSIGYGAFYWKNEITSVTIPSSVISIGEKAFGNCSGLTSISIPYGVISIGNQAFFNCFNLTSVIIPSSVTLIDFGAFSHCTGLINFAIPSSVINIGEYAFDTCTGLTEIIIPSSVISIGRHAFNQCTGLQSIMIPSSVINIGANAFFNCNSLTINAAAESQSSGWEYGWNSTGCPVVWGYVV from the coding sequence ATTTACTATACTTTTACCATTCTTGCAAATGGCACTTATGAATTAACTGGATACACGGGTTCCAACACCACAATTCTCATTCCATCAATTTATTTAGGAAAAGCAGTAACTAGCATTGGATATGGAGCATTCTATTGGAAAAATGAAATTACAAGTGTCACAATTCCTTCGAGTGTGATAAGTATTGGCGAGAAAGCATTCGGTAATTGTAGTGGATTAACAAGCATCTCGATTCCTTACGGAGTAATCAGTATTGGCAATCAAGCATTTTTTAATTGTTTCAATTTAACTAGCGTCATCATTCCATCTAGTGTGACTCTTATTGATTTTGGAGCATTTTCACACTGCACAGGTTTGATAAATTTTGCCATCCCCTCAAGTGTGATTAACATTGGAGAATATGCTTTCGATACTTGTACAGGATTGACGGAAATCATCATTCCCTCAAGTGTGATTAGTATTGGTAGGCATGCTTTCAATCAATGCACTGGTTTGCAAAGCATCATGATTCCATCAAGCGTGATTAACATTGGCGCAAATGCATTCTTTAATTGCAACAGTTTAACAATAAATGCAGCAGCTGAAAGTCAATCTAGTGGTTGGGAATACGGTTGGAATTCGACTGGTTGTCCTGTTGTATGGGGGTATGTAGTCTGA
- a CDS encoding Fic family protein, which translates to MHPFSDGNGRIGRLFQACILASKEKIFAYLPIESIIKERQQEYYESISKCNKVGNSTLFIEYMLDAILETIIRTIDQSKQDMAEMSIQVKKLLKVMKVNTPYSTVELMEILKLKSRVSFK; encoded by the coding sequence ATTCATCCGTTTTCTGATGGGAATGGAAGAATAGGAAGACTTTTTCAAGCTTGTATATTAGCTTCTAAAGAAAAAATATTTGCGTATTTACCGATTGAGTCAATTATAAAAGAAAGACAGCAAGAATATTATGAATCTATTTCAAAATGTAATAAAGTTGGGAATTCGACTTTATTCATTGAGTATATGTTAGACGCTATCTTAGAAACAATCATACGGACAATCGACCAATCAAAACAAGACATGGCTGAGATGAGTATTCAAGTTAAAAAATTATTGAAAGTGATGAAAGTAAATACTCCTTATTCTACAGTTGAATTGATGGAAATATTAAAACTAAAATCAAGAGTATCTTTTAAATAG
- the hutH gene encoding histidine ammonia-lyase, with amino-acid sequence MIMIQINGNNLNLDKFIKVARFHEKVKISKTSIEKVNSARKYIEEVIEKDIPIYGINTGFGKLSDLPINKCDVSKLQKNLLMSHACGVGDAFSEEIVRGMILLRVNALIKGYSGIRLEVLDKLIEFLNKNLIPVVFTKGSLGASGDLAPLSHMSLPLIELGEVFYKGVRMSAKEGLKKAKIEPIAKLEAKEGLSLINGTQAMTSVGALVLYDAFLLEKAASMSLSLTMEALQAIINAFDPRIHELRGHAGQITVAKRINFILTDSQMITTQGQLRIQDAYSIRCAPQVHGASLDAFNYVLQLVETEMNAVTDNPIVFTNTNEVISAGNFHGQPLALAFDYLGIAISELANISERRIERLVNANLSNGLPPFLVKKPGINSGFMIVQYSAASLVSENKILSHPASVDSIPSSANQEDHVSMGTIGARKAESILDNARKVIAMELFTACQAVELRGCAKLGKITKKVYDCIREHVPFIEEDTIMYPFIHQVENLLKEGTLFHCIHKGV; translated from the coding sequence ATAATAATGATTCAAATAAATGGAAATAATTTAAATTTAGATAAATTCATAAAAGTAGCTAGATTTCATGAAAAAGTCAAAATTTCAAAAACGAGTATTGAAAAAGTAAATTCCGCAAGAAAATACATCGAAGAAGTCATTGAAAAGGATATACCTATCTATGGGATAAACACTGGATTTGGAAAATTATCCGATCTTCCCATTAACAAATGCGATGTAAGTAAACTTCAAAAGAACCTTTTGATGAGTCATGCTTGTGGTGTAGGCGATGCATTTTCTGAAGAAATAGTCAGAGGAATGATACTTTTAAGAGTAAATGCTCTTATCAAAGGATATAGTGGAATTCGTTTAGAAGTCTTAGATAAACTTATCGAATTTTTGAATAAGAATTTGATACCGGTTGTATTCACAAAAGGAAGTTTAGGAGCCAGTGGAGATTTAGCTCCATTATCTCACATGAGTCTACCTTTAATTGAACTTGGTGAGGTTTTCTATAAAGGCGTAAGAATGTCAGCTAAAGAAGGATTAAAAAAAGCTAAAATCGAACCAATCGCTAAACTTGAAGCCAAAGAAGGCCTTAGTTTAATTAACGGAACTCAAGCTATGACATCGGTTGGTGCTTTGGTTTTATATGATGCTTTTTTATTAGAAAAAGCTGCATCGATGTCTCTTTCATTAACTATGGAAGCGCTTCAAGCAATCATCAACGCTTTTGATCCAAGAATTCATGAGCTAAGAGGACACGCTGGTCAAATTACTGTCGCAAAACGCATCAATTTTATATTAACAGATAGTCAAATGATAACTACTCAAGGTCAACTAAGAATACAAGACGCATACTCCATTCGTTGTGCCCCTCAAGTGCACGGAGCGAGTCTTGATGCGTTTAACTATGTATTACAACTTGTCGAAACGGAAATGAATGCAGTGACAGATAATCCGATTGTTTTTACAAACACAAACGAAGTAATTAGTGCTGGAAATTTTCATGGACAACCTCTTGCATTAGCTTTTGATTATTTAGGAATTGCGATTAGCGAATTAGCAAACATTTCTGAAAGAAGAATTGAAAGATTAGTCAATGCTAATTTATCGAATGGATTACCTCCTTTTTTAGTCAAAAAACCAGGAATAAATTCAGGGTTTATGATTGTTCAATATAGCGCCGCATCTTTAGTAAGTGAAAATAAGATTTTATCTCATCCCGCAAGTGTTGATAGTATTCCATCTTCAGCTAATCAAGAAGATCATGTTTCAATGGGAACTATAGGCGCAAGAAAAGCAGAGTCCATTTTAGATAATGCAAGAAAAGTGATTGCCATGGAACTATTTACTGCTTGTCAGGCTGTTGAACTAAGAGGGTGTGCAAAACTTGGAAAAATCACAAAAAAGGTGTATGATTGTATTAGAGAACATGTGCCGTTTATTGAAGAAGATACTATTATGTATCCATTCATTCATCAAGTGGAAAACTTGTTGAAAGAAGGAACGCTTTTTCACTGTATTCATAAGGGGGTATAA
- a CDS encoding urocanate hydratase: MDFKKNISLKDIFQELPIYPNFEEGIRRAPKREFLLSKEETELALKNALRYIPKEWHETLMPEFLDELLTKGKIYGYRFRPNGRIYAKPISDYIGITLEGKAFQVMIDNNLDFEIALYPYELVTYGETGSVMQNWMQYHLVKKYLEIMNNSQTLVVMSGHPLGLFASNNASSRVIITNGLMIGAFDNLRHFNRASSLGVANYGQMTAGGWMYIGPQGIVHGTYSTLLNAGRMKLNIPENEDLKGKLFVSSGLGGMSGAQGKAIEICGGVGIIAEVDYSRIETRKNQGWIHYVALSPKDAFERAHIAIDNKVPLAIAFFGNIVDLLEYANHHKENIDLLSDQTSCHAVYDGGYCPQGISFEERTALLQNDKPLFENLVNKSLKNHFEAIQIMVGNGTYFFDYGNSFLKAIYDSGIQEICKNNENDLDGFIWPSYVEDIMGPVLFDYGYGPFRWICLSGKETDLDKTDDAAMSCIDSKRRFQDADNYNWIKNAKKNHLVVGSKARILYQDAYGRLKIALKFNEMVRLQEIGPIMLGRDHHDTGGTDSPFRETASIKDGSNIMAEMATHVALGNASRGMSLVSLHNGGGVGIGKVINGGYGMVLDGSERVDEILNNALLFDVMAGVSRRAWARNEHAIETADLFNDMDNNSLITLPSLTDEEKITEIVRKNYIQGGK; encoded by the coding sequence ATGGATTTTAAGAAAAATATTTCGTTAAAAGATATCTTTCAAGAATTACCAATCTACCCAAATTTTGAAGAAGGAATAAGAAGGGCCCCAAAAAGAGAATTCTTACTTTCAAAAGAAGAAACAGAACTAGCTCTTAAAAATGCCTTGCGATACATTCCAAAAGAATGGCATGAAACACTTATGCCTGAGTTTTTAGATGAGCTTTTGACAAAAGGTAAAATTTATGGATATAGGTTTAGGCCAAACGGGAGAATTTATGCAAAACCTATTTCAGATTACATTGGAATTACTTTAGAAGGAAAAGCATTTCAAGTCATGATTGATAACAACCTTGATTTTGAAATCGCTCTTTATCCATATGAACTTGTAACATATGGAGAAACAGGATCAGTTATGCAAAATTGGATGCAATATCATCTTGTAAAAAAATATTTAGAAATCATGAATAATTCTCAAACACTAGTTGTCATGTCAGGCCATCCATTAGGACTTTTCGCATCAAACAATGCTTCATCAAGGGTGATTATTACCAATGGACTTATGATTGGTGCTTTCGACAATTTACGTCACTTTAACCGCGCTTCATCATTGGGCGTGGCTAATTATGGACAAATGACTGCGGGAGGATGGATGTATATTGGGCCACAAGGCATCGTTCACGGAACCTATTCTACACTATTAAATGCAGGCAGAATGAAATTAAATATTCCTGAAAATGAAGATTTGAAAGGTAAATTATTTGTTTCATCTGGGCTTGGTGGAATGAGTGGAGCTCAGGGAAAAGCCATTGAAATCTGTGGTGGAGTAGGAATCATTGCTGAAGTAGATTATTCTAGAATTGAAACAAGAAAAAATCAAGGATGGATTCACTACGTTGCCTTGTCACCAAAAGATGCCTTTGAAAGAGCGCACATAGCAATAGACAATAAAGTACCACTTGCTATAGCATTTTTTGGAAATATTGTGGATTTATTAGAATACGCAAATCATCACAAGGAAAACATAGATTTATTAAGCGACCAAACTAGTTGTCATGCTGTATATGATGGAGGGTATTGTCCTCAAGGAATTTCGTTTGAAGAAAGAACAGCTCTTCTTCAAAATGACAAACCTCTTTTCGAAAACTTAGTGAATAAAAGTTTAAAGAATCATTTTGAAGCCATTCAAATTATGGTAGGAAATGGAACCTACTTTTTTGATTATGGAAATAGTTTTCTAAAAGCAATCTATGATTCTGGAATTCAAGAAATTTGTAAAAACAACGAAAATGATCTTGATGGTTTTATTTGGCCAAGTTATGTTGAAGACATTATGGGGCCAGTTTTATTTGATTATGGATATGGGCCATTTAGATGGATTTGTCTGAGTGGAAAAGAAACTGATTTAGATAAAACAGATGATGCAGCTATGTCTTGCATTGATTCCAAAAGACGTTTTCAAGATGCGGATAATTATAATTGGATTAAGAATGCAAAGAAAAATCATTTAGTGGTTGGTTCAAAAGCAAGAATATTATATCAAGATGCTTATGGACGTTTAAAAATAGCTTTAAAATTTAATGAAATGGTTCGTCTTCAAGAAATAGGCCCTATTATGTTAGGAAGAGATCATCATGATACAGGTGGCACAGACTCTCCTTTTAGAGAAACGGCGAGTATTAAAGATGGCTCCAATATTATGGCAGAAATGGCAACTCATGTCGCATTAGGAAATGCAAGCAGAGGAATGAGCCTTGTTTCTCTTCATAATGGCGGAGGAGTTGGAATAGGCAAAGTAATCAATGGCGGATATGGTATGGTTTTAGATGGATCCGAAAGAGTTGATGAAATTTTAAATAACGCTTTGCTTTTTGATGTAATGGCAGGAGTGTCAAGAAGAGCTTGGGCTCGAAACGAACACGCAATTGAAACCGCTGATTTGTTTAACGATATGGATAATAACTCACTTATTACGTTACCTTCTTTAACAGATGAAGAAAAAATTACTGAAATTGTGCGAAAAAATTATATCCAAGGAGGGAAGTAA